The following proteins are co-located in the Halarcobacter sp. genome:
- a CDS encoding EAL domain-containing protein yields MSTKFIIRKPSYLIAFSLLISISLGILLYGTIKLEKKFEKKMLDISTSDVISISKNSSEVITSLLKDSKDYVTDIKTNPKLYKIIEGNLSILLTKNIKYAYLLYRDKRGVFRFLIDGAPEKDKAFVNQKFDIDSPKWLEIFTEKKPVLIKQPLLHQLSITYLVPIIYKDNVELILAIDFSVEKVEDINQIISVIKYAIITIIFIIILFIIAFIIQTIKYITVKKNAFIDKLTNVYNRNYLQESKDFINLTDYILVALDIDYFKKINDTYGHDVGDKILKQIANTIQFCVRKNEDIVVRYGGEEFLALIRTKRKKHLQALNVLERIFTTIQEKKFKISSEEFINVTVSIGVNLYPGKSRTFQDAFKLADIALYNAKNKGRDKIEIFSNEQDNNNFYMTINDVKDAIEENRVTCFYQKIIDNKNKQESHYEALLRIIARNGDIITPDKIFPVIKGTFISRNITKKVLEICYGKLKENPNVYLNVNLNPQDIINDSILTILKNYANEENIANRLGLEIVESEDIINYDGSKRNLLMLKNLGYKLYIDDFGSGYSNFIYLTEIKTDYIKIDGSIIKKILEDKVSYLVVKNIVNFAKEANIKVVAEYVSSQEIYEKVSELDIEYSQGYLFHQPKKDFD; encoded by the coding sequence ATGAGTACTAAATTTATAATAAGAAAACCTTCTTATCTAATTGCCTTCTCATTACTAATCTCTATCTCTTTGGGGATTTTACTTTATGGTACTATTAAACTAGAAAAAAAATTTGAGAAAAAGATGTTAGATATTTCAACTTCAGATGTTATATCAATATCTAAAAATAGTTCTGAAGTAATAACTTCTCTTTTAAAAGATAGTAAAGATTATGTAACAGATATAAAAACAAATCCCAAGCTATATAAGATAATAGAAGGAAACCTCAGTATTCTTCTTACAAAAAATATTAAATATGCCTACTTACTTTATAGAGATAAAAGAGGTGTTTTTAGATTTTTAATTGATGGTGCACCTGAAAAAGATAAAGCTTTTGTAAATCAAAAATTTGATATTGATAGTCCAAAATGGTTAGAGATTTTTACAGAAAAAAAACCTGTGTTAATTAAACAACCTCTACTTCATCAATTATCAATCACTTATTTGGTTCCAATAATATATAAAGATAATGTCGAACTAATATTAGCAATAGATTTTTCAGTAGAAAAAGTTGAAGATATTAATCAAATTATATCTGTAATAAAATATGCGATTATCACTATTATTTTTATAATAATTTTATTTATAATAGCTTTTATAATTCAAACAATAAAATATATAACTGTTAAAAAGAATGCTTTTATTGATAAATTAACAAACGTATATAATAGAAACTATTTACAAGAATCAAAAGATTTTATAAATTTAACTGATTATATATTAGTAGCTTTGGATATAGATTATTTTAAAAAAATAAATGATACATATGGACATGATGTTGGAGATAAAATCTTAAAACAAATTGCAAATACAATTCAATTTTGTGTAAGAAAAAATGAAGATATAGTTGTAAGATATGGAGGAGAAGAGTTTTTAGCATTAATAAGAACAAAAAGAAAAAAACATCTTCAAGCGCTTAATGTTCTAGAAAGAATATTCACAACAATACAAGAAAAAAAATTTAAAATCTCTTCTGAAGAGTTTATAAATGTTACAGTATCTATTGGAGTAAATCTCTATCCAGGAAAATCAAGAACATTTCAAGATGCTTTTAAATTAGCTGATATCGCTCTTTATAATGCCAAGAATAAAGGGCGTGATAAAATAGAAATATTTTCAAATGAACAAGATAACAATAATTTTTATATGACAATAAATGATGTAAAAGATGCAATTGAAGAAAATAGAGTAACTTGTTTTTATCAAAAAATTATTGATAATAAAAATAAACAAGAATCTCATTATGAAGCTTTACTTAGAATAATTGCACGAAATGGAGATATTATTACTCCTGATAAGATTTTCCCCGTAATCAAAGGAACATTTATTTCAAGAAACATAACTAAAAAGGTTTTAGAGATATGTTATGGAAAACTAAAAGAAAATCCAAATGTATATCTAAATGTAAATCTAAACCCACAAGATATTATAAATGATTCAATTTTAACGATTTTAAAAAACTATGCAAATGAGGAAAATATTGCCAATAGACTAGGTCTAGAGATAGTTGAGAGTGAAGATATTATTAATTATGATGGTTCAAAAAGAAACCTTCTTATGTTGAAAAATTTAGGATATAAACTATATATTGATGATTTTGGAAGTGGATATTCAAACTTTATATATTTAACAGAGATAAAAACAGATTATATAAAAATTGATGGAAGTATCATAAAGAAAATTTTAGAAGATAAAGTATCTTATTTAGTTGTAAAAAATATTGTAAACTTTGCAAAAGAAGCAAATATAAAAGTTGTTGCAGAGTATGTAAGTTCTCAAGAGATATATGAAAAAGTAAGTGAACTAGATATTGAATATTCTCAAGGTTATCTATTTCATCAACCTAAAAAAGACTTTGATTAA
- a CDS encoding TonB-dependent receptor plug domain-containing protein, giving the protein MLRLILILILLFKMLFASSSIDSLLEEYEETSKNSLQTLNEKMGHARIYSQKDLKAMQYDRLSDILKELPITSLNKSSFGANTLSLVGTKSETSGYFRLFINDHEVSSSYTQSPFLSWYELPVSLIDYIEIYMGEGSFTLGDETGVEFIRVYTKNPSKENGANLKTTITNNSNNSQEFSYSTILANGWSYLLYFANQNSFFDRFYKNDLLDNDTSQKYLFLDISNEKNKINLGYTKLEKENYQGMSFDSNSDDGKIKSSNFFINYNRYFLDDNSLKLNLSADIEDRIYKEQNKEAIGVVGVPGYLGRFIKKFDDDSKFTKLNATISKNFKTEKNNLFTSLSFTSKDYDVKSRTINNIPQYNYGNQFNKEKSYSLAIQDDYKILDNLIIIGNFKVNSYKRNGFMVDSTKNLYRIGSIFLPTKNLGFKTFYTISHIPPSFYNIDSAFMQRPILDSQKYNYFTFEGAYTFEKSRLSVEYFNVHMTDYIYFVNPIGFINVDHIIKTNGFIFDYTYNFDNKSKLEFNYFVSQLTEEQSNYTDGGYLKFSKSFDKTSYFASLIYRKGFEYLGLDIKNSYNLNIGATHNFTKNFSISLKGTNLLNKPTQSILSDYTAGYANPTLSLIDDYDRAISFSLNWRF; this is encoded by the coding sequence GTGTTAAGATTAATATTAATTCTTATTTTACTTTTTAAAATGCTTTTTGCATCATCAAGCATAGATTCCTTGTTAGAGGAGTATGAAGAGACCTCTAAAAATTCACTTCAAACTCTAAATGAAAAGATGGGACATGCTAGAATCTATTCTCAAAAAGATTTAAAAGCGATGCAATATGATAGATTAAGTGATATTTTAAAAGAATTACCTATTACAAGTCTAAATAAAAGTTCTTTTGGAGCAAATACTCTATCATTAGTTGGGACAAAATCTGAAACAAGTGGATATTTTAGACTTTTCATAAATGACCATGAAGTAAGTTCATCATATACACAATCACCTTTTTTAAGTTGGTACGAACTACCAGTTAGCCTTATTGATTATATTGAAATTTATATGGGAGAAGGTTCTTTTACTTTAGGAGATGAAACGGGTGTAGAGTTTATCAGAGTTTATACCAAAAATCCTTCAAAAGAAAATGGTGCAAACCTAAAAACAACTATTACAAATAATAGTAACAACTCTCAAGAGTTTAGTTATTCTACAATACTTGCAAATGGTTGGTCATATTTATTATATTTTGCAAATCAAAACAGTTTTTTTGATAGATTTTATAAAAATGATTTACTTGACAATGATACTTCCCAGAAATATCTATTTTTAGATATTAGCAATGAGAAGAATAAAATAAATCTAGGATATACAAAATTAGAAAAAGAGAATTATCAGGGTATGTCTTTTGATTCAAATTCTGATGATGGAAAAATTAAATCTAGTAATTTCTTTATAAATTATAATAGATACTTTTTAGATGATAACTCTTTAAAACTTAATTTATCAGCAGATATTGAAGATAGAATATATAAAGAACAAAACAAAGAAGCTATAGGTGTAGTTGGAGTTCCAGGTTATTTAGGAAGGTTTATCAAAAAATTTGATGATGATTCTAAATTTACGAAATTAAATGCAACTATTTCAAAAAATTTTAAAACAGAAAAAAACAATCTTTTTACTTCCTTAAGTTTTACAAGTAAGGATTATGATGTTAAAAGTAGAACTATAAATAATATTCCACAATATAATTATGGGAATCAATTTAACAAAGAAAAGTCTTATTCATTAGCTATTCAAGATGATTATAAAATTTTAGATAATCTAATAATAATTGGAAATTTTAAAGTAAATAGCTATAAAAGAAATGGTTTTATGGTTGATAGTACAAAAAACCTTTATAGAATAGGTTCAATCTTTTTACCAACTAAAAATCTTGGATTTAAAACTTTTTATACTATAAGTCATATTCCCCCATCTTTTTATAATATTGATTCTGCATTTATGCAAAGACCAATTTTAGATTCACAAAAATACAACTACTTCACTTTTGAGGGTGCTTATACTTTTGAAAAATCAAGATTAAGTGTAGAATATTTTAACGTACATATGACGGATTACATATATTTTGTAAATCCAATTGGATTTATAAATGTTGATCATATCATTAAAACAAATGGATTTATTTTTGATTATACTTATAATTTTGATAATAAAAGTAAATTAGAATTTAATTATTTTGTGAGCCAATTAACTGAAGAACAAAGCAATTATACAGATGGTGGTTATCTAAAGTTTTCTAAGTCATTTGACAAAACTAGCTATTTTGCTTCACTAATATATAGAAAAGGGTTTGAATATTTAGGTTTAGATATAAAAAATTCTTACAATTTAAATATTGGAGCAACACATAATTTTACAAAAAATTTTAGTATAAGTCTAAAAGGAACAAATCTTTTAAATAAACCTACTCAATCAATTCTTAGTGACTATACAGCTGGATATGCAAATCCAACTTTATCTTTAATTGATGATTACGACCGAGCTATCTCTTTTAGCTTGAATTGGAGGTTTTGA
- a CDS encoding cytochrome c peroxidase: MKNLKLYSVIIAIIFFSGCTNTTPTKEDIAKKIKMKEQLGQVLFFDKNLSKNRTQSCSTCHNPEYGFIDNRDNTVNKMASMGDDGKSLGDRQAPSAAYAMFSPKFHFDEKKKKYIGGQFWDGREATLAGQAGGPPLNPIEMGMPDKKSVVERLKENPYYIKTLKDIYGNDIFKSDEEAYFAMTDSIEKFEMTKEFAPFDSKYDRFLEGKYDLTPLEDLGRSLFFSNNNNSCATCHVLKGEDKKYETFTNYEYHNIGVPANPNLRVKNGVKNIDDGLLANPKVTDKKHKGKYKVPTLRNVAVTGPYMHNGVFKDLRTVIEFYDKYNHKMRKLNPETGKPWAEPEVKETISLEELKAKKQNDRKIDALVAFLKLLTDKRYEHLLEK; this comes from the coding sequence ATGAAAAATTTAAAATTATATAGCGTTATTATTGCCATAATATTTTTTAGTGGATGTACAAACACTACACCTACAAAAGAAGATATAGCAAAAAAAATTAAAATGAAAGAGCAATTAGGACAAGTGTTGTTTTTTGATAAAAACTTATCAAAAAATAGAACACAATCATGTTCAACTTGTCATAATCCAGAATATGGTTTTATAGATAATAGAGATAATACAGTTAATAAGATGGCATCTATGGGTGATGATGGTAAGTCTTTAGGTGATAGACAAGCTCCAAGTGCAGCATATGCGATGTTTAGTCCAAAATTCCATTTTGATGAAAAAAAGAAAAAATATATAGGAGGTCAATTTTGGGATGGAAGAGAAGCAACACTAGCAGGACAAGCAGGTGGCCCACCACTTAATCCAATTGAAATGGGAATGCCTGATAAAAAGAGTGTTGTAGAAAGATTAAAAGAAAACCCTTATTATATTAAAACACTAAAAGATATTTATGGAAATGATATATTTAAATCTGATGAGGAAGCTTATTTTGCGATGACAGATTCAATTGAAAAATTTGAAATGACAAAAGAGTTTGCACCCTTTGATTCTAAATATGATAGATTTTTAGAAGGTAAATATGATTTAACTCCTTTAGAGGATTTAGGAAGGTCATTATTTTTCTCTAACAACAATAACTCTTGTGCCACGTGCCATGTTTTAAAAGGTGAAGATAAAAAATATGAAACTTTTACTAACTATGAATACCACAATATTGGGGTACCAGCAAATCCAAATTTAAGAGTAAAAAATGGAGTTAAGAATATTGATGATGGTTTATTAGCTAATCCTAAAGTTACAGATAAAAAACATAAAGGTAAATATAAAGTTCCTACCCTTAGAAATGTTGCAGTAACTGGACCATATATGCATAATGGGGTTTTTAAAGATTTAAGAACAGTTATAGAGTTTTATGATAAATACAATCATAAAATGAGAAAACTAAATCCTGAAACAGGAAAACCTTGGGCAGAACCTGAAGTTAAAGAAACTATATCTTTAGAGGAACTAAAGGCAAAAAAACAAAATGATAGAAAAATAGATGCACTAGTTGCATTCTTAAAACTTCTAACTGATAAAAGATATGAACATCTTTTAGAAAAATAA
- a CDS encoding sterol desaturase family protein — protein sequence MDNFLVLEYLIDPGRRTYWIYLASSIAIGIIFIYFNKRYRKIAFSSKLWLHPSSKLDYYYFILSYFIKILLIIPIVISAKTVAFWVNKHLYYNFGFNQIQDISYETTIALYTITLFIVSDFTRYWIHRFLHTIPILWEFHKVHHSAKVLNPLTFYRVHPVENILFGFRYSLSIGLVTGVFIYFFGSKVGLYEVLGANIFIFIFSLFGSNLRHSHIPLAYFQSLEKWFISPKQHQIHHSKKHFDKNYGSYLAIWDRIFGTLTLSKEVKVLKFGLKKEQMNNYKSITNIIVYPFINLLRRRN from the coding sequence ATGGATAATTTTTTAGTATTAGAGTATTTAATAGATCCAGGTAGACGTACCTACTGGATCTATCTTGCATCTTCAATTGCAATTGGAATAATTTTTATTTATTTTAATAAAAGATATAGAAAAATAGCATTTAGTTCAAAACTTTGGTTACATCCAAGCTCAAAACTCGATTACTACTATTTTATTCTGTCATATTTTATTAAGATTTTATTGATTATTCCTATAGTAATTAGTGCAAAAACCGTAGCTTTTTGGGTAAATAAACATTTGTATTATAATTTTGGATTTAATCAAATACAAGATATTTCTTATGAAACTACTATTGCTTTATATACTATCACACTATTTATTGTAAGCGATTTTACTAGATACTGGATACATAGATTCTTACATACTATTCCAATTTTATGGGAGTTTCACAAGGTTCATCATAGTGCAAAGGTATTAAACCCTTTAACTTTTTATAGAGTTCATCCTGTAGAAAATATTCTTTTTGGATTTAGATATTCATTAAGTATTGGATTAGTTACAGGTGTATTTATATATTTTTTTGGTTCAAAGGTTGGATTATATGAGGTTTTAGGTGCAAATATATTTATCTTTATATTTTCACTTTTTGGTTCAAACCTAAGACATTCTCATATACCTTTAGCATATTTTCAGTCTCTTGAGAAATGGTTTATTTCACCAAAGCAACACCAAATACATCATAGCAAAAAACATTTTGATAAAAATTATGGAAGCTATTTAGCTATTTGGGACAGAATATTTGGAACCCTAACCCTTTCAAAAGAGGTAAAAGTTTTAAAATTTGGATTAAAAAAAGAACAAATGAATAATTATAAATCTATTACAAATATAATAGTTTATCCATTTATTAATTTATTAAGAAGGAGAAATTAA
- a CDS encoding imelysin family protein produces the protein MKLLKYFLVVSLLAVFSYADDISDNKETLKNLYEKVILKNANRALEDIDALKKSVLEKNTKKSKEDFAKLVKSWKSVQAFYLLGDLNEDFIDTPRYLDVFHNINEDITKQLDRAIKSDDEVRIALFKNSLKSINALEYIIAKKDIQNERVNKFALAIISKIESLLSEIDEEYKVQEKNFLSDIKKANSITINTLIQSTYKLKEWRIGDIIGETKKYQGKPDNNRAEYIISKNSSNAIEAILLTYKNIFNNKNYKDYGDYLLEITDGTQIESLRESIDKSLELVKEIKDDNLLKTQDLYEEVSNIHVILFLEIIEELSINAKIIEADGD, from the coding sequence ATGAAACTATTAAAATATTTTTTAGTTGTGTCACTTTTAGCAGTGTTTTCTTATGCAGATGATATAAGTGATAACAAAGAAACATTAAAAAATTTGTATGAGAAAGTTATTCTTAAAAATGCAAATAGAGCATTAGAAGATATTGATGCTTTAAAAAAGTCTGTATTAGAAAAGAATACCAAAAAAAGTAAAGAGGATTTTGCAAAGCTTGTAAAATCATGGAAAAGTGTTCAGGCATTTTATTTGTTAGGTGACTTAAATGAAGACTTTATTGATACACCAAGATATTTAGATGTTTTTCACAATATTAATGAAGATATTACTAAACAATTAGATAGAGCCATAAAAAGTGATGATGAAGTTAGAATTGCACTATTTAAAAACTCTTTAAAATCTATTAATGCATTAGAATATATTATTGCAAAAAAAGATATTCAAAATGAAAGAGTAAATAAGTTTGCACTAGCAATTATTTCAAAAATAGAAAGTTTATTATCAGAGATAGATGAAGAATATAAAGTTCAAGAAAAAAACTTTTTATCTGATATTAAAAAAGCTAATTCAATAACTATTAATACATTAATCCAAAGTACATATAAATTAAAAGAGTGGCGTATTGGTGATATTATTGGGGAAACAAAAAAATATCAAGGAAAACCTGATAATAATAGAGCAGAATATATAATCAGTAAAAATAGTTCAAATGCTATTGAAGCAATATTATTAACATATAAAAATATTTTTAATAATAAAAACTATAAAGATTATGGAGATTATTTACTTGAGATCACTGATGGTACACAAATTGAAAGTTTAAGAGAATCTATTGATAAATCATTAGAACTTGTAAAAGAGATTAAAGATGATAATCTATTAAAAACACAAGATTTATATGAAGAGGTTAGTAATATTCATGTTATTTTATTTCTAGAGATTATTGAAGAATTATCAATAAATGCAAAAATTATTGAAGCAGATGGAGACTAG
- a CDS encoding di-heme oxidoredictase family protein, protein MLQIQKRQNYNLKLFKTILIKSLVVSFATGLFAVNGLGKDLSSEKNKSLLLKPIAGLSDEEYDKFILGKSFFRIPWVEAPSATTARDGLGPLFNANTCASCHPSNGRGTLYNSKGDFSRSLIPKLSLENNKKDENILKTKGLIPDPIYGVQIALNANHGVKFEAKTDITYTEKKITFPDGEIDTILKPNYALKELQYGPLHKDSVLTFRIAPTLNGLGLLSDISNEDILKNEDEFDKNKDGISGRANYVYSPITKKTELGKYSWKATTTSIIHQTADAANNDMGLTTTYYPNENCTKQQEACNKAPKARDALDITDMRLEAMSFYLKKRKTYTIDKNTTTYKDGIKIFKQIGCNKCHIESFETKSGIKITPFTDMLLHDMGEGLADGRNEFKATGSEWRTPPLWGLALHKKINGKNPRLLHDGRARDFQEAILWHGGEAQSIKEAFMNLEKEKRKKLLKFLEEV, encoded by the coding sequence ATGTTACAGATCCAGAAGAGACAAAACTATAATTTAAAACTCTTCAAAACAATTTTAATAAAAAGCCTTGTAGTAAGTTTTGCTACAGGGCTTTTTGCCGTTAATGGTTTAGGCAAAGATTTATCAAGTGAAAAAAATAAGTCTTTACTTCTAAAGCCAATAGCTGGATTAAGTGATGAAGAGTATGATAAATTTATATTGGGAAAAAGTTTTTTTAGAATTCCTTGGGTTGAAGCACCTAGCGCAACAACTGCAAGAGATGGTCTTGGACCTTTATTTAATGCAAATACCTGTGCAAGTTGCCACCCATCAAATGGAAGAGGAACTTTATACAATAGTAAAGGGGATTTTTCAAGAAGTTTAATTCCTAAATTATCTTTAGAAAACAATAAAAAAGATGAAAATATCTTAAAAACCAAAGGTTTAATTCCAGACCCAATTTATGGTGTACAAATTGCTTTAAATGCTAATCATGGAGTTAAATTTGAAGCTAAAACAGATATAACTTATACAGAAAAGAAAATCACTTTTCCTGATGGAGAGATTGATACAATACTTAAACCAAATTACGCTTTAAAAGAGTTACAATATGGTCCTTTACATAAAGATTCAGTTTTAACTTTTAGAATTGCTCCAACTTTAAATGGTTTAGGCTTATTAAGTGATATTTCAAATGAAGATATATTAAAAAATGAAGATGAATTTGATAAAAACAAAGATGGAATATCAGGACGTGCTAATTATGTATATTCGCCAATAACAAAAAAAACTGAGCTTGGAAAATATAGTTGGAAAGCTACTACAACTTCTATAATACATCAAACTGCTGATGCTGCAAATAACGATATGGGTTTAACTACAACATATTATCCAAATGAAAACTGCACAAAGCAACAAGAAGCATGCAATAAAGCACCAAAAGCTAGAGATGCACTTGATATTACAGATATGAGGTTAGAAGCTATGTCTTTCTATCTAAAAAAAAGAAAAACCTATACTATAGATAAAAATACTACAACTTATAAAGATGGTATTAAAATATTTAAACAAATAGGTTGTAACAAATGTCATATTGAGTCTTTTGAAACAAAATCAGGTATAAAAATTACACCCTTCACCGATATGTTGTTACATGATATGGGAGAGGGTCTAGCTGATGGAAGAAACGAATTCAAAGCAACGGGAAGTGAATGGAGAACTCCACCATTATGGGGTTTAGCCTTACATAAAAAGATAAATGGCAAAAACCCTAGATTACTTCATGATGGTAGAGCAAGAGATTTTCAAGAAGCTATTCTTTGGCATGGTGGCGAAGCTCAAAGTATAAAAGAGGCATTTATGAATCTTGAAAAAGAAAAAAGAAAAAAACTACTTAAGTTTTTAGAAGAGGTATAA
- a CDS encoding imelysin family protein, protein MKKTRLIAASISVAAAFVFAGCTASSENTTVNTVKVDKKAEKILTAYANIAQINYNDALKDAKSLEVAIEKFVKNPTEATLEEAKRAWLNSRESYGQTEIFRLSNGPIDAEEGWVADTYGALEGQINAWPLDENMIDYTIDADGNKTSGNIIDTAGEFNPGGEESSSVDVSNITVDAITALNENGGEANVSTGYHAVEFLLWGQDQDYSNFVKDSITNGPLTAGQRPLSDFTTDKNAQRRLAYLKASAKKIVSDLDVVANAWADDGLYKNAFLGKLTGTDASKNISANVALKQVIAGMGVFIKSELANERIAVAVLTPSEEDEHSCFSDNTHRDIVTNYLGFRNALTSTYNGKSYGPSLLDAVSAEEKANILALMKSIEEKIASVNEIANTKEHFDYQIQPDNPQAKVIVKLKNEMRKLGDAMVTVATANGISLSTDDVTDPEETKL, encoded by the coding sequence ATGAAGAAAACAAGATTAATTGCAGCGTCGATAAGTGTTGCAGCAGCTTTCGTATTTGCAGGATGCACGGCAAGTTCAGAAAACACTACAGTTAACACAGTTAAAGTAGATAAAAAAGCTGAAAAAATACTTACTGCATATGCAAATATTGCTCAAATAAACTATAACGATGCACTAAAGGATGCTAAATCTTTAGAAGTTGCAATTGAAAAATTTGTTAAAAATCCAACAGAAGCTACATTAGAAGAAGCTAAAAGAGCTTGGTTGAACTCTAGAGAGTCATATGGACAAACTGAAATTTTTAGACTTTCAAATGGTCCAATTGATGCTGAAGAAGGTTGGGTTGCAGATACTTACGGAGCACTTGAAGGACAAATTAATGCTTGGCCATTAGATGAAAATATGATTGATTATACTATTGATGCAGATGGAAATAAAACATCTGGAAATATTATTGATACAGCAGGAGAATTTAATCCAGGTGGTGAAGAATCAAGTAGTGTTGATGTTTCTAATATTACAGTTGATGCAATTACAGCTCTAAATGAAAATGGTGGAGAAGCTAATGTTTCGACTGGTTACCATGCAGTTGAGTTCCTACTATGGGGACAAGATCAAGATTATTCAAACTTTGTGAAAGATTCTATTACAAATGGACCTCTTACAGCTGGGCAAAGACCTTTATCTGATTTTACAACAGATAAAAATGCACAAAGAAGACTTGCATACTTAAAAGCTTCTGCTAAAAAAATTGTTTCTGATTTAGATGTTGTTGCAAATGCTTGGGCTGATGATGGACTTTATAAAAATGCATTCTTAGGAAAATTAACTGGAACAGATGCTTCAAAAAATATCTCTGCTAATGTTGCTTTAAAACAAGTTATTGCTGGAATGGGAGTATTTATAAAATCTGAACTAGCAAACGAAAGAATTGCTGTTGCTGTGTTAACTCCATCTGAAGAAGATGAACACTCTTGTTTCTCAGATAATACCCATAGAGACATTGTAACAAACTATTTAGGTTTTAGAAATGCTTTAACTTCAACTTACAATGGTAAATCATATGGACCATCTTTACTAGATGCTGTATCAGCTGAAGAAAAAGCTAATATTTTAGCACTAATGAAATCTATTGAAGAAAAAATTGCTAGTGTAAATGAGATTGCTAATACAAAAGAGCATTTCGATTATCAAATTCAACCAGATAACCCACAAGCAAAAGTTATTGTAAAACTTAAAAATGAGATGAGAAAATTAGGTGATGCAATGGTAACTGTTGCAACTGCAAATGGAATTTCTTTGAGTACTGATGATGTTACAGATCCAGAAGAGACAAAACTATAA